In one window of Nicotiana tabacum cultivar K326 chromosome 12, ASM71507v2, whole genome shotgun sequence DNA:
- the LOC107769919 gene encoding protein DETOXIFICATION 27-like, with translation MGSVKNKEENRQPLLAEATSADWLLSQNKVERVDEDDDKDLKTRVWIETKKLWHIAGPSIFSRIATYTMNVITQGFAGHLGEVELAAISISNTVIVGLNFGLLLGMASALETLCGQAFGAKKHHMLGIYMQRSWIVLFLCCFLLLPLYIFATTILKALGQPDDVAELSGVVALWFIPLHFSFAFQFPIQRFLQSQLKMAVLAWVSLAVLAIHTVVSWLFVYKMNLGIVGAAVALDISWWLLFIGLFGYTACGGCPETWTGFSTQAFSGLWEFIRLSAASGIMLCLENWYYRILMLMTGYLGNATLALDALSICMNINGWEMMIPLAFLAATGVRVANELGAGRGKAAKFATVVSVAQSTVIGLIFCVLIMIYQDKFALIFSSSLDVLNAVKKISYLLAVTILLNSVQPVLSGVAVGSGWQSKVAYVNLGCYYLVGVPLGVLMGMVLNTGLEGMWAGMIFGGTALQTIILAFITYRCDWEKEAEKARMHVEKWSEPPPVSQS, from the exons ATGGGCAGCGTTAAAAATAAGGAGGAAAACAGGCAACCGTTGCTGGCGGAGGCAACCTCCGCGGACTGGTTGCTGtcgcaaaataaagttgaaagagttgatgaagatgatgataaaGATCTAAAAACAAGAGTATGGATCGAAACCAAGAAACTATGGCATATCGCTGGTCCATCCATCTTCAGCCGTATAGCGACTTATACCATGAACGTAATTACTCAAGGTTTTGCTGGACACCTTGGTGAAGTTGAACTTGCTGCCATCTCCATTTCTAACACCGTCATTGTTGGCCTCAACTTTGGCCTCCTT CTAGGAATGGCGAGTGCATTAGAGACGCTATGCGGACAAGCTTTTGGAGCTAAAAAACACCACATGTTAGGAATATACATGCAAAGATCATGGATCGTTCTATTTCTATGTTGTTTCCTATTGCTGCCGCTGTACATATTCGCCACCACAATTTTAAAAGCGTTAGGCCAACCGGATGACGTGGCAGAACTATCAGGAGTAGTGGCGCTGTGGTTTATTCCGCTGCACTTCAGCTTTGCGTTTCAGTTTCCGATACAAAGGTTTTTGCAGAGCCAGCTGAAGATGGCGGTTCTCGCTTGGGTTTCACTGGCGGTGCTGGCGATTCACACGGTGGTTAGTTGGTTGTTCGTGTACAAAATGAATCTTGGGATAGTCGGAGCCGCCGTGGCACTGGATATATCGTGGTGGTTGTTGTTTATTGGGTTGTTTGGGTACACCGCATGTGGTGGATGTCCAGAAACGTGGACTGGTTTCTCTACACAAGCATTTTCTGGACTTTGGGAATTCATTCGACTCTCTGCCGCTTCTGGCATAATGCTTTG CTTGGAGAATTGGTACTATAGGATATTGATGTTGATGACAGGGTATTTGGGGAATGCAACGTTGGCTCTTGATGCATTGTCCATCTG CATGAATATTAATGGTTGGGAGATGATGATACCACTTGCTTTCTTAGCTGCCACCGG agTGCGAGTAGCAAATGAACTGGGTGCTGGAAGAGGAAAGGCAGCAAAATTCGCAACAGTGGTATCAGTGGCACAATCCACCGTGATTGGGTTAATCTTTTGTGTACTAATAATGATATATCAAGATAAATTTGCTCTAATCTTCTCATCAAGCCTTGACGTCCTAAATGCTGTCAAGAAGATATCTTACCTTCTTGCCGTTACTATTCTTCTAAACAGTGTTCAACCAGTTTTATCCG GGGTTGCAGTTGGATCAGGATGGCAATCAAAAGTGGCTTATGTTAATCTAGGTTGCTATTACCTTGTTGGAGTCCCTCTTGGAGTTCTTATGGGTATGGTTCTCAACACTGGTCTTGAG GGCATGTGGGCAGGAATGATTTTCGGAGGGACAGCTTTGCAGACGATAATACTGGCTTTTATAACGTATCGTTGCGATTGGGAAAAAGAG GCTGAAAAGGCTAGAATGCATGTGGAAAAATGGTCGGAGCCACCTCCAGTTAGTCAATCGTAG
- the LOC107769921 gene encoding uncharacterized protein LOC107769921, whose amino-acid sequence MCMKQPYCFLSLLIPGPKAPENDIDVYLEPLVDELQELWYYGVNTYDASRKENFCMRAALLWTINNFSAYAYLSGWSTKGALACPSCNKENPSTRLKYGRKFSYMGARRFLSSNHKWRGNKRNFNGEVERRPTPKILSGDDILNQLDSLEDIKFGKTQKRKRHEKSKGIHNWRKKSIFFKLPYWKNNLIRHNLDVMHIEKNVCDNIIGTLLDMEGKTKDNLNARRDLKEMGIRKNLHPTQRDGKWYYPAACYTLSPDEKSKGCKFLKTIKVPDGYSSNLSRCVKLEDRKIYGMKSHDSHILLEQLLPFAICEVLPNHVYDAITELSIFFRELCSKTVRVDVLDQLAT is encoded by the coding sequence ATGTGCATGAAACAACCATATTGCTTCTTGTCTTTGTTGATACCTGGCCCTAAAGCTCCTGAAAATGATATCGATGTATACTTAGAACCTTTGGTTGATGAGTTGCAAGAATTGTGGTATTATGGAGTCAATACATATGATGCTTCGAGAAAGGAGAACTTCTGTATGCGGGCAGCACTCTTATGGACTATAAATAATTTTTCAGCCTATGCCTACTTGTCTGGATGGAGCACAAAGGGAGCTTTGGCTTGCCCTTCATGCAACAAAGAGAATCCGTCTACTCGATTAAAGTATGGCCGTAAGTTCTCTTACATGGGTGCTCGAAGGTTTTTATCGTCTAATCATAAATGGCGGGGAAATAAACGTAATTTTAATGGGGAAGTAGAAAGAAGACCTACTCCAAAAATTCTCTCTGGAGATGATATTTTAAACCAGCTGGATAGCTTGGAAGACATTAAATTTGGTAAGacccaaaagagaaaaagacacGAAAAAAGTAAAGGCATTCATAATTGGAGGAAGAAAAGCATCTTTTTCAAACTTCCTTATTGGAAAAATAATCTAATACGCCACAATTTAGACGTCATGCATATTGAAAAAAATGTGTGTGACAATATTATTGGGACGTTATTAGATATGGAAGGAAAAACGAAAGATAATTTGAATGCTCGTCGTGATTTGAAGGAAATGGGTATAAGAAAAAATTTGCATCCAACTCAAAGAGATGGAAAGTGGTATTATCCAGCAGCATGCTATACTTTATCACCAGATGAGAAGTCTAAAGGATGCAAGTTCTTGAAAACTATTAAGGTTCCAGATGGATATTCTTCCAATTTATCACGGTGTGTAAAGTTAGAGGATCGCAAAATTTATGGAATGAAGAGTCATGACTCTCATATTCTTTTGGAACAACTGCTCCCTTTTGCAATCTGCGAAGTCCTGCCGAACCATGTCTATGATGCTATTACCGAGTTAAGTATTTTCTTCAGAGAGTTATGTTCAAAAACTGTAAGAGTTGATGTATTGGATCAACTTGCAACTTAA